In one Colletotrichum destructivum chromosome 2, complete sequence genomic region, the following are encoded:
- a CDS encoding Putative glycoside hydrolase family 12, glycoside hydrolase family 11/12: MKTTVLLAAGLAAVRHASAAYDATICGRENKYTSEDTQFIFQSNAWNPVGDGSSCVSVDQAIPAFDATWNWEEDKNNVHSFPHVRFNSTKLPTKLSDIKTMRLTADWTMRKTTSVNDPPRDFSASAWSENKEELDGVVSNAAWDFFVDRNKSRTYNPIDSEAEIMIWLGKVGNPYPLMGDSILTNITLGSTEFSLWYETNQREQKVFTWVTRDGSDVTQFDEDITPLLKFVLESGEIDEDSWLGLVEFGSEAWHSPENVTFSAAHFSMDLDNGESGSGSGSSGGGDENAAGRYGFPALFLVSLFAMGVSMF; this comes from the exons ATGAAGACCACTGTTCTTCTCGCTGCAGGCCTGGCGGCAGTCCGTCACGCGTCTGCCGCCTACGACGCGACCATCTGCGGCAGGGAGAACAAGTACACCAGCGAGGACACCCAGTTTATCT TTCAGTCCAACGCCTGGAACCCCGTTGGCGATGGCTCCTCGTGTGTCTCG GTCGACCAGGCGATTCCGGCGTTTGACGCCACCTGGAActgggaggaggacaagaacAATGTTCACTCGTTCCCCCATGTGCGCTTCAACTCAACGAAGCTGCCGACGAAATTGAGCGACATCAAGACCATGCGCCTCACGGCAGACTGGACCATGCGCAAGACGACGTCGGTGAACGACCCGCCTCGCGACTTCTCCGCGAGCGCCTGGTCCGAGAACAAGGAGGAGCTTGACGGTGTCGTATCCAACGCCGCCTGGGACTTCTTCGTCGACAGGAACAAGTCAAGGACCTACAACCCCATCGACTCGGAGGCCGAGATCATGATTTGGCTGGGCAAGGTCGGAAACCCGTACCCGCTGATGGGCGACTCCATCTTGACCAACATCACGCTGGGAAGTACCGAGTT CTCCCTCTGGTACGAAACCAACCAACGCGAGCAAAAGGTCTTCACCTGGGTCACGCGCGATGGGTCGGATGTCACCCAGTTCGACGAGGACATCACGCCGCTTCTCAAGTTCGTGCTCGAGTCTGGTGAGATTGACGAGGACTCGTggctcggcctcgttgaGTTCGGCTCCGAGGCGTGGCACTCACCTGAGAATGTCACGTTCAGCGCCGCACACTTCAGCATGGACCTGGACAATGGCGAGAGCGGTTCCGGCAGTGGATCTagcggcggtggtgacgaGAACGCGGCAGGACGATACGGGTTCCCGGCGTTGTTCCTGGTGTCGTTGTTCGCGATGGGCGTTTCCATGTTCTAA
- a CDS encoding Putative glycosyltransferase 2, nucleotide-diphospho-sugar transferase — translation MSRPYTPRGTSPDSGLTPPNNPFGSNPFDTDNETSAAPSLASDSTFTVNAIGHASPYDSHSADRSAQRLSWTDSSNHRLSRPEIESSPLAREAPVYNEKGRQNSPSDTDIEASHVPPVVSDPEKAKETHTTALPPSSGASFPKRLYNRFRATYCPKEEPPLVLPVCPNDTEKLNYVHTNRILLYIFGVFSFLSLGAGMWLFALSAPAFYWYGVFAGAMCIYLLVSYAVGIIGRDWDYKAHLDLVERFPITEENAPTVDIFLPCCSEPVEILENTYKHIVNIDWPASKLQVHVMDDGASEPVRLLAEKYGFNYSVRDDRPRLRKAGNLRWTFAQTNGDFFAIFDADFCPRLDFLKELMVEHLGDDKTALVQSPQYFRVTDDQTWVEQGAGATQELFYRVVQVNRNRWGASICVGSNALYRRESLVDVGGTAEIGFSEDVHTGFGAVDRGWKVKYIPLCLATGVCPNSPRAFFSQQMRWARGSTTLLTNGHFWVSNLTLMQKICYLSGFMYYMAVSLNIFLAPIAGTLLLAVRPEWFKFWNLAFAIPSILYGVILMRCWAKAKYGFNVQHAMTIMSYAYLTAIKDRLFNIELLWAASGDSKAHKSNKYRNMRLLCIFWNLIVTGAMIGVVTWRLVAGFTWYHPLPLIIINVYNLFINHYFMLCDW, via the exons ATGTCGCGTCCCTACACACCCCGGGGGACATCTCCCGACTCGGGATTGACGCCCCCGAATAATCCCTTCGGCTCAAACCCGTTTGACACCGATAATGAGACAAGCGCGGCCCCTTCGCTCGCCAGCGACTCGACCTTCACCGTG AATGCCATCGGACACGCGTCCCCGTACGACTCTCACTCGGCTGATAGATCAGCTCAGAGGCTGAGCTGGACCGACTCCTCCAACCACCGCCTGAGCAGACCCGAGATT GAGTCTTCACCTCTGGCCAGAGAAGCCCCGGTCTACAATGAAAAGGGCCGCCAGAATTCTCCTTCTGACACAGACATTGAGGCCAGTCATGTCCCGCCTGTGGTTTCCGACCCCGAAAAGGCAAAGGAGACGCATACGACGGCCCTCCCGCCCTCGTCAGGCGCGTCGTTCCCCAAGCGGCTGTACAACCGCTTTCGCGCAACGTACTGCCCGAAAGAAGAGCCGCCTCTCGTCCTGCCCGTCTGCCCGAATGATACGGAGAAGCTGAACTACGTTCACACGAACCGAATCCTCCTCTACATCTTTGGTGTCTTCTCGTTCCTCTCGCTCGGCGCTGGTATGTGGCTGTTTGCGCTCTCGGCTCCGGCATTCTACTGGTATGGCGTGTTTGCGGGTGCCATGTGCATTTATCTCCTGGTCTCGTACGCTGTCGGCATCATCGGAAGAGACTGGGACTACAAGGCTCATCTGGACCTGGTTGAGCGCTTCCCCATCACGGAGGAGAACGCGCCGACCGTCGACATCTTCCTGCCCTGCTGTTCCGAGCCGGTCGAGATTCTCGAAAACACATACAAGCACATCGTCAACATTGATTGGCCCGCCTCCAAGCTCCAGGTCCATGTCATGGACGACGGTGCTTCGGAGCCTGTCCGCCTGCTTGCCGAGAAGTACGGCTTCAACTACTCGGTCCGCGACgaccgccctcgcctccgAAAGGCCGGCAACCTGAGATGGACTTTTGCCCAGACCAACGGGGACTTCTTTGCTATCTTCGACGCCGACTTTTGCCCGCGACTCGACTTCCTCAAGGAGCTGATGGTGGAGCACCTGGGTGACGATAAGACGGCCCTCGTCCAGAGCCCCCAGTACTTCCGCGTTACCGACGACCAGACGTGGGTTGAGCAGGGCGCCGGTGCAACGCAGGAGCTGTTCTACCGAGTCGTCCAGGTCAACCGCAACAGATGGGGAGCGTCCATCTGCGTCGGAAGCAACGCCCTGTACCGGCGCGAGTCTCTCGTTGATGTCGGTGGAACGGCCGAGATTGGCTTCTCCGAGGATGTCCACACAGG ATTCGGCGCAGTTGACCGCGGCTGGAAGGTCAAGTACATCCCTCTCTGTCTCGCCACCGGTGTCTGTCCCAACTCCCCTCGCGCCTTTTTCTCCCAGCAGATGCGTTGGGCTCGTGGCTCTACGACTCTGCTCACCAACGGTCACTTTTGGGTATCCAACCTTACCTTGATGCAGAAGATCTGCTACCTTTCAG GCTTCATGTATTACATGGCCGTTTCTCTCaacatcttcctcgcccccATTGCTGGTACTCTCCTGCTTGCCGTTCGCCCCGAATGGTTCAAGTTCTGGAACCTGGCATTTGCCATCCCTTCCATTCTGTACGGCGTCATTCTGATGCGCTGCTGGGCCAAGGCCAAGTATGGCTTCAATGTCCAACACGCCATGACCATTATGAGCTACGCCTACCTCACCGCCATCAAAGATCGTCTCTTCAACATTGAGCTTCTCTGGGCCGCTTCCGGCGACTCCAAAGCTCACAAGAGCAACAAGTACCGCAACATGCGTCTTCTCTGCATTTTCTGGAATCTCATCGTCACCGGTGCCATGATCGGCGTCGTCACATGGCGCCTCGTGGCTGGATTTACGTGGTACCACCCCCTCCcgctcatcatcatcaacgtcTACAACCTCTTCATCAACCACTACTTTATGTTGTGCGACTGGTAG
- a CDS encoding Putative protein kinase-like domain superfamily, whose protein sequence is MVQFSTLLFAATACLVAAAPHSAQKSKAIVSRGAPAPGDELTLSKTNNNMDDGTFDTNGGDITFKVGNKLGEGSAGRIYSIDCNGNAACNELGRVVLKHYIDNDQAGGERNNLAKIGELKAVKTSNGDEFTLLTQWDGVKFSELPTYQRLSQNTEENYDALVEFVDSAISKIADDAKAYITNNLIFHEDVNDANVLMQESDGKITSAKVIDWDKATIISADNVEDALGEMEDLVNLAFERFKPQ, encoded by the exons ATGGTCCAGTTTTCTACCCTCCTTTTCGCTGCCACTGCATGCCTTGTCGCAGCGGCTCCTCACAGCGCCCAGAAGTCCAAGGCCATTGTTTCCCGCGGTGCTCCCG CACCGGGTGACGAGCTCACATTGAGcaaaacaaacaacaacatGGACGACGGGACCTTCGACACCAACGGCGGAGACATCACGTTCAAGgtcggcaacaagctcggTGAAGGGAGTGCAGGCAGGATCTACAGCATTGACTGCAACGGCAACGCCGCCTGCAACGAGCTGGGCCGCGTCGTCCTCAAGCACTACATCGACAACGACCAAGCCGGGGGTGAGCGGAACAACCTTGCCAAGATTGGGGAGCTGAAGGCCGTCAAGACCAGCAACGGGGACGAGTTCACCCTCCTGACGCAGTGGGACGGGGTCAAGTTTTCCGAGCTCCCAACGTACCAGAGACTCTCCCAGAACACGGAGGAGAACTACGACGCTCTTGTGGAGTTTGTCGACAGCGCCATTTCGAAGATTGCCGACGATGCCAAGGCGTACATCACGAACAACCTCATCTTTCATGA GGACGTCAACGACGCCAACGTCTTGATGCAGGAAAGCGACGGCAAGATCACCTCTGCCAAGGTTATCGACTGGGACAAGGCCACGATCATTTCTGCCGACAAC GTCGAGGACGCTCTCGGCGAAATGGAGGATTTGGTCAACCTTGCGTTCGAGAGATTCAAGCCGCAGTAA
- a CDS encoding Putative acyltransferase 3 domain-containing protein, producing the protein MERFLHFVSNPLQPYSALTHEEDGGDTLGEEVEKLPPSARRGALVRSVLWSLLPSFVSRPIRRHTDPNYKEEEDDGAIPDPNSTSYLNGLRGIASLIVACQHNTNQYFPANNMGWGDPPGHYHIIQLPFVRTLLAGSFSVTVFFVISGFALSYGPLKRMHQGRADDAIGNIPSSLFRRPLRLFLPVVPVLVFTNLVLIHWFNAFYAMDSESLLPPQTTVWDELCQTWRDFIAVVIGAFPPAAMPQVWTLGAEYQGSLVIFLCCLAFSRLSPATRMAFVTAVFCWQWHVGYWQTGLFLAGMVLADLRLLRPELPSLRRGTKMVLAAANWFVFFMALWLGGWPIYGEGGSTLGFTYFDWIPTGNVPQNRFWHGVSAIALVSSLENMAEGRLQSWLNARWVLYLGEISYGLYLVHWMIAMNSLTKGTVLQLRLEPGWSDLTAWTVGFAVSMPLCIWVADLHWRLVDKRSVKLARRLSDFFGI; encoded by the coding sequence ATGGAGCGTTTCCTTCACTTTGTCTCCAATCCACTACAGCCCTACTCCGCTTTAACACacgaagaagatgggggTGATACTctgggagaagaagtagaGAAGCTGCCTCcttccgcccgccgcggTGCCCTGGTCCGGAGTGTCCTTTGGTCGCTTTTGCCCTCCTTCGTCTCGAGGCCGATCCGCCGCCATACCGACCCGAACTacaaagaagaggaggacgacggcgccatACCCGACCCGAACTCGACGTCGTACCTCAACGGCCTGCGCGGCATCGCCTCCCTGATCGTCGCCTGCCAGCACAACACGAATCAGTACTTCCCGGCGAATAATATGGGATGGGGAGACCCCCCCGGCCACTACCACATCATCCAGCTCCCCTTCGTCCgcaccctcctcgccggcagctTCTCCGTCACCGTGTTCTTCGTCATCAGCGGATTCGCCCTTTCTTACGGGCCCCTCAAGAGAATGCACCAGGGGAGGGCGGACGACGCCATCGGCAACATCCCCTCGAGCCTGTTCCGCCGGCCCCTCCGGCTCTTCTTGCCCGTCGTACCCGTCTTGGTCTTCACCAACCTCGTCCTGATCCATTGGTTCAACGCCTTCTACGCGATGGATTCGGAGAGCCTCCTGCCGCCGCAGACCACCGTCTGGGACGAGCTCTGCCAAACCTGGCGCGACTTCATCGCGGTCGTCATCGGAGCCTTCCCGCCAGCCGCCATGCCCCAGGTCTGGACGCTCGGCGCCGAGTATCAGGGTTCGCTAGTCATCTTCCTCTGCTGCCTCGCCTTCTCGCGCCTCAGCCCGGCCACGCGCATGGCGTTTGTCACGGCCGTCTTCTGCTGGCAGTGGCACGTCGGCTACTGGCAAACTGGTCTCTTCCTGGCCGGCATGGTGCTCGCCGACCTACGCCTCCTGAGGCCGGAGCTCCCCTCCCTGCGCCGGGGCACCaagatggtgttggcggcggcgaactgGTTCGTGTTTTTCATGGCCCTCTGGCTCGGCGGGTGGCCCATTTACGGGGAAGGAGGCAGCACCCTCGGCTTCACGTACTTCGACTGGATCCCCACGGGGAACGTGCCGCAGAACCGGTTCTGGCacggcgtctcggccatcgcgCTGGTCTCCTCCCTGGAGAACATGGCGGAGGGTCGGCTCCAGTCGTGGCTGAACGCCAGGTGGGTTCTCTACCTCGGCGAGATCAGCTACGGGCTCTACCTGGTCCACTGGATGATCGCGATGAACTCGCTGACCAAGGGGACCGTCCTCCAGCTGCGGCTGGAGCCGGGCTGGTCGGACCTCACGGCGTGGACGGTCGGGTTCGCCGTCTCGATGCCGCTCTGCATCTGGGTCGCGGACCTGCACTGGAGGTTGGTGGACAAGCGGTCCGTGAAGCTGGCCAGGCGGTTAAGCGACTTTTTTGGCATCTGA
- a CDS encoding Putative UDP-glucose/GDP-mannose dehydrogenase, NAD(P)-binding domain superfamily, whose product MAASYTRTSFAPTDTTSTVGSMVSQSPAVSAGHSDAGSGSGTPNSSPPASRPRSPDLKHETASNASDLEPLEPLEVKNVCFVGAGFVGGPTAALIALHNPDLTVNVVDLNAERIAAWNSPHLPIHEAGLPKIVRIARDGTNETTAFLPSAGKAVKLAPRKPNLTFTTDVQRCIGEADIVLICVNTPTKTYGLGAGYTADLSALEGASETVAKYAKNGAVIVEKSTVPTGTARMIREIMAQYQPDAEFEIVSNPEFLAEGTAVRDLMHPDRILIGSSTTRAGIRAANALKSVYAAWVPEPKILTVNTWSSELTKLVANAMLAQRISSINSISALCEELGADVQEISQGIGADSRLGKKFLHAGVGFGGSCFEKDILNLAYMARTLHLDTVADYWMGVLDINKYQRERFAQKVHRALNGNLRRKKVAILGFAFKENTNDTRNSIAVHIITELAHEMPNEIAIFDPGCDPVEVMNEVRQSIPDERIVERVKVHTNWRDTVQGSSAICILTPWYHFRYPKQAQTTARRSSVWSSPEASREEANAFIKESLSEMDIVELEKFVSRTSAHTPTDPLKRMKPEAECQEGCNGCNFDAANEDLGDPVDWEWAASVMKRPRLVLDGRNVVSVPELEKLGFQVQGIGKGLVI is encoded by the exons ATGGCTGCAAGCTACACGCGCACATCCTTCGCCCCAACCGACACAACCTCGACCGTCGGCAGCATGGTCTCTCAGTCGCCCGCCGTCAGCGCCGGCCACTCGGATGCTGGATCCGGCAGCGGAACCCCAAACTCGTCCCCTCCCGCCTCGCGGCCTCGCAGCCCCGACCTGAAGCACGAAACCGCGTCCAATGCCTCTGATCTCGAGCCCCTCGAGCCGCTCGAGGTCAAGAACGTCTGCTTCGTCGGTGCTGGTTTTGTTG GTGGCCCAACTGCCGCTCTCATCGCGTTGCACAACCCCGACCTCACCGTCAACGTTGTCGACCTCAACGCCGAGCGCATCGCTGCGTGGAACTCGCCCCATCTGCCCATCCACGAAGCCGGCCTGCCCAAGATTGTGCGCATCGCCCGTGACGGCACCAACGAGACGACGGCCTTCCTCCCGTCGGCCGGCAAAGCCGTGAAGCTCGCCCCTCGCAAGCCGAATCTCACCTTCACCACGGACGTCCAGCGCTGcatcggcgaggccgatATCGTCCTCATCTGCGTCAACACCCCGACCAAGACgtacggcctcggcgccggctaCACAGCTGACCTGAGtgccctcgagggcgcctCCGAGACGGTGGCCAAGTACGCCAAGAATGGCGCAGTCATTGTCGAGAAGAGCACCGTCCCAACGGGCACCGCCCGCATGATTCGCGAGATT ATGGCCCAGTACCAGCCCGACGCCGAGTTCGAGATCGTGTCCAACCCCGAGTTCCTCGCCGAGGGAACCGCTGTGCGCGATCTCATGCACCCCGACCGTATCCTGATCGGCAGCTCTACTACTCGGGCCGGTATCCGTGCCGCCAATGCTCTCAAGAGCGTGTACGCCGCCTGGGTCCCCGAGCCCAAGATCTTAACCGTCAACACCTGGTCGAGCGAGCTTACGAAGCTGGTGGCCAACGCCATGCTCGCCCAGCgcatcagcagcatcaaCAGCATCAGCGCCCTCTGCGAGGAGCTGGGTGCCGACGTCCAGGAGATCAGCCagggcatcggcgccgacagCCGCCTGGGCAAGAAGTTCCTccacgccggcgtcggcttTGGCGGTTCATGCTTCGAGAAGGACATCCTCAACCTCGCCTACATGGCGCGGACCCTCCACctcgacaccgtcgccgaCTACTGGATgggcgtcctcgacatcaacaagtACCAGCGCGAGCGCTTCGCTCAGAAGGTCCACCGCGCGCTCAACGGCAACCTGCGCCGAAAGAAGGTGGCCAtcctcggcttcgccttCAAGGAGAACACCAACGACACGCGCAACAGCATTGCCGTCCACATCATCACGGAGCTGGCCCACGAGATGCCCAACGAGATTGCCATCTTCGACCCCGGCTGCGACCCCGTAGAGGTCATGAACGAGGTCCGCCAGTCCATCCCCGACGAGCGCATCGTCGAGCGCGTCAAGGTTCACACGAACTGGCGCGACACTGTCCAAGGATCGAGCGCCATTTGCATCCTTACCCCTTGGTACCACTTCCGCTACCCCAAGCAGGCTCAGACGACGGCTCGTCGCTCGTCCGTCTGGAGCAGTCCCGAGGCGTCCCGGGAAGAGGCCAACGCCTTCATCAAGGAGTCGTTGTCCGAGATGGACATTGTCGAGCTTGAGAAGTTCGTCTCCCGCACCAGCGCCCACACGCCGACGGACCCCCTGAAGCGCATGAAGCCGGAAGCTGAGTGCCAGGAGGGCTGCAACGGCTGCaacttcgacgccgccaacgaggaTTTGGGCGACCCCGTCGACTGGGAGTGGGCCGCCTCCGTCATGAAGCGTCCTCGACTTGTCCTCGACGGACGCAACGTCGTCTCCGTGCCCGAACTTGAGAAGCTTGGCTTCCAAGTACAAGGCATCGGCAAGGGACTGGTCATTTGA